In Phragmites australis chromosome 24, lpPhrAust1.1, whole genome shotgun sequence, the following are encoded in one genomic region:
- the LOC133907490 gene encoding uncharacterized protein LOC133907490, with product MRSPMAARCAWWAAVLALVLWPGPRGRGAQAQGEPMVVASYGQGRLWLKPYDWTYLRVELPASFSSVTMDFATDIDIQREHLKGLPRSELAIICLMDSNPPIPDISDSYLDNLLSNSFTAGPFGNIINQSNLAQCVPFQKNTTVVLTNDQISSGVWYIGYFHGLGPARTQSKMISRGKARSVSTSITVRGCPTSALWGPYCNQTVEMIGCSQPSMHNNSRNLVDLNIEKRTSVNTRENNMRTNFLSQQNHLAEKDVGPNTTALARVETSITCAISNDSLCLRQGDMKFYFLDLVNLALQFEITTANFGVQGLSLICYLRYNAFPQRYLHDYSGDISHGSLVVKSPNIGRWYIAIETVNKTQMNNTASAPMLDRACFSLEWQLTGCLNGKAGTNCSWEAYELQRVPKRSPSVPFESYYVPTDGRASLEDSHFSLEQFLSNSSHEQFAWTYFFLDVPQGSAGALIHVRLKSDKELNYELYSKYGGLPSNDSWDYYASRTSNSNGSVFFSLQNSTSSDMDLSIFYAKEGTWCFAVKHPSYTANSQTYMSVSLQGCHRNCNQKGVCHSSVDESGLTFYSFCTCDRDHGGFDCSDELVSPNGHIWQSVFLIASNAAAILPAFWALRQKAFAEWILYTSSGISSALYHSCDVGTWCILSFRVLQFLDFWLSFMAVVGTFIYMATIDEASKRAMHTAVFILTALLAATGATRSANIGIVIAIGSLGLLMGWLLELSTARRFICWSWRINLNVSQRWPDFRTLFRSTMEMLNKRFRWLYLLLGFITLSSAATSWKLESNSSYWIWHSLWHITIYTSSFFFLCSMRVNTRTHSPEPNYELTRQDSLPRSEPRET from the exons ATGCGCTCGCCCATGGCCGCGAGGTGCGCGTGGTGGGCGGCGGTGCTGGCGCTTGTGCTGTGGCCGGGGCCGCGCGGGCGCGGTGCGCAGGCGCAGGGGGAGCCGATGGTAGTGGCCAGCTACGGGCAGGGCAGGCTCTGGCTCAAGCCCTACGACTGGACCTACCTGCGCG TTGAGTTGCCGGCGTCGTTTTCCTCTGTCACCATGGATTTTGCCACTGACATAGACATT CAGAGGGAGCACTTGAAAGGCCTTCCAAGAAGTGAGCTTGCTATTATCTGTTTGATGGATTCGAACCCTCCTATTCCTGATATATCTGATTCTTATCTGGACAATTTAT TATCAAACTCTTTCACCGCTGGACCTTTTGGCAATATAATTAATCAGTCAAATCTGGCGCAATGTGTACCATTTCAGAAAAACACAACAGTGGTGCTAACAAATGACCAG ATATCTTCAGGGGTATGGTACATTGGTTACTTTCATGGCCTTGGACCTGCTCGCACACAATCAAAGATG ATTAGCCGAGGGAAAGCACGCTCGGTGAGCACTAGCATTACTGTAAGAGGATGCCCCACTTCAGCATTATGGGGACCCTACTGCAACCAAACAGTTGAAATGATTGGTTGTTCTCAACCTTCAATGCATAACAACTCAAGAAATCTTGTTGATCTGAATATTGAAAAGAGGACAAGTGTGAATACTAGGGAGAACAATATGCGTACTAATTTCCTATCGCAGCAGAACCATTTAGCAGAAAAGGATGTTGGCCCCAACACTACGGCTTTGGCGAGGGTGGAGACCTCGATCACTTGTGCCATTTCAAATGACTCACTATGCCTCCGGCAAGGCGACATGAAGTTCTACTTCTTGGATTTAGTCAACCTAGCATTGCAGTTCGAAATTACCACTGCAAATTTTGGAGTTCAAGGGTTATCCTTGATTTGTTACCTGCGGTATAATGCCTTTCCTCAGAGATATTTGCATGACTATTCAGGTGATATCAGCCATGGTTCTTTGGTTGTTAAGTCACCAAATATTGGACGATGGTATATTGCTATTGAGACTGTCAATAAGACACAGATGAATAACACAGCGTCAGCACCTATGTTGGATAGAGCATGTTTCTCACTGGAGTGGCAATTGACTGGATGCTTGAATGGAAAAGCTGGAACCAACTGCTCATGGGAAGCATATGAGCTCCAG AGGGTTCCTAAAAGAAGTCCATCTGTCCCTTTTGAGTCATATTATGTTCCTACTGATGGAAGGGCATCGCTGGAAGATAGTCACTTCTCCTTGGAGCAATTTTTAAGCAATTCGTCCCATGAACAATTTGCATGGACATACTTCTTTTTGGATGTTCCCCAAGGTTCAGCTGGCGCACTTATCCATGTCCGGTTAAAGTCAGATAAAGAATTGAATTACGAGTTGTACTCGAAATATGGTGGTTTACCATCAAATGATAGTTGGGATTATTATGCAAGTAGGACAAGCAACAGTAATGGTTCAGTATTTTTCTCATTACAGAACTCCACGAGTTCAGACATGGATCTGTCTATTTTTTATGCTAAGGAGGGAACTTGGTGCTTTGCGGTGAAGCATCCAAGTTACACGGCAAATTCTCAGACGTACATGTCTGTATCACTTCAGGGATGCCATAGAAATTGTAATCAGAAAGGTGTGTGTCATTCCTCGGTTGATGAAAGTGGACTGACATTCTACAG CTTCTGCACCTGTGATCGCGATCATGGTGGGTTTGATTGCAGCGATGAGTTAGTTTCACCTAACG GGCACATCTGGCAGTCTGTCTTTCTGATCGCATCAAATGCTGCAGCAATTTTACCTGCCTTTTGGGCCCTCCGGCAAAAG GCATTTGCAGAATGGATTCTTTACACGTCTAGTGGAATTTCCAGTGCATTATATCATTCATGTGATGTGGGTACCTGGTGCATACTATCTTTCCGTGTACTACAG TTTTTGGACTTCTGGCTTTCCTTCATGGCTGTCGTGGGTACGTTCATATATATGGCTACAATTGACGAAGCTTCAAAGAGAGCGATGCATACTGCTGTGTTCATACTCACAGCTCTTTTAGCTGCAACTGGTGCAACAAG ATCTGCGAATATCGGAATTGTCATTGCGATTGGTTCTCTTGGCCTGCTTATGGGATGGCTACTGGAATTGTCTACAGCACGGAGATTTATATGTTGGTCATGGAGAATTAACCTTAATGTTTCTCAAAG ATGGCCAGACTTCAGGACGTTGTTCCGGAGTACTATGGAGATGTTGAACAAACGATTCCGTTGGTTATATTTACTTTTGGGTTTCATCACATTATCTTCTGCGGCTACAAGCTGGAAGCTAGAATCAAATAGCAGCTACTGGATTTGGCACAG CCTGTGGCACATAACTATTTATACTTCTTCATTTTTCTTCCTCTGTTCAATGCGTGTCAACACAAGAACTCACAGTCCGGAGCCAAACTATGAGTTAACGAGGCAAGACTCCTTGCCAAGATCAGAGCCAAGAGAGACCTAG